The following proteins are encoded in a genomic region of Sorangiineae bacterium MSr12523:
- a CDS encoding oligopeptide:H+ symporter — translation MPSASAARPHDEFLGHPKGLFVCFFTEMWERFSFYGMKALLLLYLLKFHLFGDDAGYDVLGAYGGLVYAVPVLGGLLADRYLGMRKAVVFGGILLVLGHAGMAYEGHQARLVNGVVQRDEAALQVFYLSLALIIMGVGFLKPNISTIVGKLYPKDDPRRDSGFTVFYAGINVGALLSSLICAFLGETYGWKYGFGAAGLGMLAGLCVFLWGQKYLEGHAEPRDPAKLRERIGPVSREWAIYLGASLGVLLVWQLIQRTWTVHGTMHVIAALFLVWFVWFIATKCTKVEREQMLALATLMVGVLIFLTMYEQTYGSWVTFTDRLMTKDLFAVKRGTPSLPWAIFSLGASPPLMVAALAASDRGRPLVSKALGATMVAGLAVATVHDIVLVPQTAGSLTFLGPFFVVLFTPLFSWLWPWLELRGLNPSKPAKMATGLGLAGLAFLPMLAAVHSTRPEQPASVWWLALGYAVLEVGEIAVMPIGLSAVTQLSVGRVVGVMMGAFWLATAYAEVLSARFGKLASIDVSDGAAMDWTTAAAKYGDLFRLMAYVGVAAGVLYFVLTPWIRRAMHGAK, via the coding sequence ATGCCTTCCGCGTCGGCCGCTCGCCCCCACGATGAATTTCTCGGCCACCCCAAGGGGCTCTTCGTCTGCTTCTTCACCGAGATGTGGGAGCGTTTTTCGTTCTACGGAATGAAGGCACTGCTGCTGCTGTACCTCCTCAAGTTCCACCTGTTCGGGGACGATGCGGGGTACGACGTCCTCGGGGCGTACGGCGGCTTGGTGTACGCCGTACCGGTCCTGGGCGGCCTCCTCGCCGATCGGTACTTGGGAATGCGCAAGGCCGTGGTGTTCGGCGGCATTCTCCTGGTGCTCGGCCATGCAGGCATGGCCTACGAAGGTCACCAAGCGCGCCTGGTGAACGGCGTCGTCCAGCGCGACGAGGCGGCGTTGCAGGTGTTTTACCTGTCGCTGGCGCTCATCATCATGGGCGTCGGCTTCCTCAAACCGAACATCTCCACCATCGTCGGAAAGCTCTATCCCAAAGACGATCCGCGCCGCGATTCGGGTTTTACCGTCTTTTATGCCGGCATCAACGTGGGGGCGTTGCTCTCGTCGCTCATTTGCGCCTTTCTCGGGGAGACCTACGGCTGGAAATACGGCTTTGGTGCAGCCGGCTTGGGAATGCTCGCGGGGCTGTGCGTCTTCCTCTGGGGACAGAAATACCTCGAAGGCCACGCCGAACCGCGGGATCCGGCAAAGCTGCGTGAGCGCATCGGCCCGGTGAGCCGGGAGTGGGCCATTTACCTGGGGGCCTCGCTGGGGGTGCTGCTCGTCTGGCAATTGATCCAGCGCACGTGGACGGTGCATGGGACGATGCATGTCATCGCCGCACTGTTTCTCGTGTGGTTCGTGTGGTTCATCGCCACCAAGTGCACCAAGGTCGAACGCGAGCAAATGTTGGCGCTGGCCACGCTCATGGTCGGGGTGTTGATCTTCCTGACCATGTACGAGCAGACCTACGGCTCGTGGGTCACGTTCACCGATCGGCTCATGACGAAAGACCTGTTCGCGGTAAAGCGCGGAACGCCGTCGTTGCCGTGGGCCATCTTTTCCTTGGGGGCGAGCCCGCCATTGATGGTCGCGGCCCTCGCCGCGAGCGATCGCGGTCGCCCGCTGGTCTCGAAAGCGCTGGGCGCGACCATGGTGGCCGGCCTTGCCGTGGCCACCGTGCATGACATCGTGCTCGTTCCGCAGACGGCGGGGTCGCTTACCTTTTTGGGGCCGTTCTTCGTCGTGCTTTTCACGCCGCTCTTTTCCTGGCTATGGCCATGGTTGGAGCTCCGCGGACTCAATCCGAGCAAGCCCGCCAAAATGGCCACCGGCCTCGGCCTCGCCGGTCTCGCGTTCTTGCCGATGCTGGCGGCCGTGCATTCGACGCGTCCCGAGCAGCCAGCCAGCGTGTGGTGGCTCGCGCTCGGGTACGCGGTGCTCGAGGTGGGCGAAATAGCGGTCATGCCCATTGGCCTATCCGCCGTCACGCAATTGTCCGTGGGCAGGGTCGTGGGGGTCATGATGGGCGCCTTTTGGCTCGCCACCGCGTATGCCGAGGTGCTGTCGGCGCGGTTCGGAAAGCTTGCCTCCATCGATGTGTCCGATGGCGCGGCAATGGATTGGACCACCGCCGCCGCGAAGTATGGCGACCTCTTTCGTCTCATGGCCTACGTGGGTGTAGCCGCCGGTGTGTTGTATTTCGTGCTGACACCGTGGATTCGACGTGCGATGCACGGAGCGAAATAA
- a CDS encoding SAM-dependent methyltransferase has product MTNKAEVLNPVAITGLLVAAMRADESTRPDRLFEDPFAAILAGERGKDALATYRAAVGPSIPIIEVRTRFYDEGLERAADDGIRQVVLVAAGADARAYRLRWHSGTRVFELDQPAVLAYKAAVLAGSEPTCERVPVPVDLAKDFSGALRGAGFDSNRRTAWVVEGLLQYLEEPTVKLLFERIDALSAAGSVVLYDAVGRAALRAPQLQGALTMMKELGAPWIFGSDEPASLLPRWNVQAIDPGDIGRPLGRWPIPAPPPNTPARPLGYLLEARKA; this is encoded by the coding sequence ATGACGAACAAGGCTGAAGTCCTGAATCCCGTTGCCATCACTGGATTGCTCGTCGCCGCGATGCGGGCCGACGAATCGACACGCCCCGATCGGCTCTTCGAGGATCCCTTTGCAGCGATTCTCGCGGGCGAACGCGGAAAAGATGCACTGGCAACGTATCGAGCGGCGGTGGGGCCGTCCATTCCCATCATCGAGGTGCGAACGCGTTTCTACGACGAAGGGCTCGAACGTGCAGCGGACGATGGCATCCGTCAGGTCGTGCTGGTGGCGGCAGGCGCGGATGCCCGTGCGTACCGTTTGCGCTGGCACTCCGGCACGCGGGTGTTCGAGCTCGATCAGCCGGCGGTGCTCGCGTACAAGGCGGCCGTGTTGGCGGGCTCCGAGCCCACCTGCGAGCGGGTGCCCGTGCCCGTGGATCTCGCCAAAGACTTTTCGGGCGCGCTTCGTGGTGCGGGGTTCGACTCGAATCGGCGCACCGCATGGGTCGTCGAGGGGCTCTTGCAGTACCTCGAGGAGCCCACGGTGAAGCTTCTCTTCGAGCGCATCGACGCCCTCTCCGCGGCGGGCTCGGTGGTCCTCTACGACGCCGTCGGTCGTGCCGCACTCCGTGCACCGCAACTTCAGGGCGCGCTCACCATGATGAAAGAGCTCGGCGCGCCATGGATTTTCGGCTCCGACGAGCCGGCGTCGCTGCTGCCGCGGTGGAACGTCCAAGCCATCGACCCGGGCGACATCGGCAGGCCACTCGGCCGCTGGCCCATTCCGGCGCCACCGCCGAACACGCCCGCGAGGCCGCTCGGCTACCTGCTCGAGGCGCGCAAAGCCTAG
- a CDS encoding MFS transporter — protein sequence MIPPALREMRFAAYWCAIVISLSGHVMGMVVRGWLVNELTHSSVWLGGVYAMVGLPGLVLGPFAGALVDRVDRGKVLLVTQALHGLNALLLAIAILTGVISPPLLLLFALMAGSIGSFDWTVRLAIVPKLVRPESLDSAVALSSGAWILAGVLGPALAGVLLPRIGAAGCFFVTSVAFVPSVLTAFRRTAIPPEPSKPGDSWLQSTVEGYRYILGRRLLRTLLLLEGIPVVFGLPFTTLFPILAEGAGAGSKEETLGLLHGALGVGAILGATLSSISLRTARRGRALLVSAGAFGAGLMTFAVSKPFLVVLALLVAIGVMESIFSTLNATLVQRITDEAYRGRVMSVYNLPWGITPVGGLSLGLVAKAFDPGVAIALHGSLIALLVVGIAAASPELRRTT from the coding sequence ATGATTCCCCCTGCGCTGCGTGAGATGCGGTTTGCGGCATATTGGTGCGCAATTGTCATCTCGCTTTCCGGCCACGTGATGGGCATGGTCGTGCGCGGCTGGCTCGTCAACGAATTGACACATTCGTCCGTGTGGCTCGGCGGCGTCTACGCCATGGTCGGCTTGCCGGGGCTCGTTCTCGGCCCATTCGCGGGGGCGCTGGTCGATCGCGTGGACCGGGGCAAGGTGTTGCTCGTCACCCAAGCCCTGCACGGGCTCAACGCATTGCTCTTGGCGATCGCCATCCTCACCGGCGTCATCTCCCCGCCGCTGCTTCTCCTCTTTGCCCTGATGGCGGGCTCCATCGGGAGCTTCGACTGGACGGTGCGGCTGGCCATCGTCCCCAAGTTGGTGCGGCCGGAATCGCTGGATAGCGCCGTCGCGCTTTCGTCGGGCGCGTGGATTCTTGCGGGTGTGCTCGGGCCGGCGCTTGCGGGCGTGCTCTTACCGCGCATCGGTGCCGCGGGTTGCTTCTTCGTCACGTCGGTGGCGTTCGTTCCTTCGGTGCTCACCGCGTTTCGCAGGACGGCGATCCCTCCCGAGCCATCGAAGCCCGGGGACTCGTGGCTGCAGAGCACCGTCGAGGGATACCGCTACATCCTGGGGCGCCGGCTTTTGCGCACCCTTCTCCTATTGGAGGGCATTCCCGTCGTCTTTGGGCTGCCGTTCACCACGTTGTTTCCGATTCTTGCCGAGGGCGCGGGCGCGGGTTCGAAGGAAGAGACCCTCGGCCTTTTGCATGGCGCGCTCGGGGTCGGTGCGATCCTGGGGGCCACCCTCTCTTCGATCAGCCTTCGAACGGCGAGGCGCGGGCGAGCGCTCCTCGTGTCGGCAGGAGCCTTTGGTGCGGGGTTGATGACCTTTGCCGTCTCGAAGCCGTTTCTCGTGGTGCTCGCCCTGCTCGTGGCCATCGGCGTGATGGAATCGATCTTTTCGACGCTCAACGCCACCTTGGTTCAACGCATCACCGACGAGGCGTACCGCGGGCGCGTCATGAGCGTCTACAACTTGCCCTGGGGAATCACGCCGGTGGGTGGCCTTTCCCTCGGACTGGTCGCCAAGGCCTTCGATCCAGGGGTGGCGATCGCCCTTCACGGGAGCCTCATCGCGCTCCTCGTGGTGGGGATCGCCGCCGCAAGCCCCGAATTGCGCCGCACGACGTAA
- a CDS encoding beta/gamma crystallin family protein, which produces MKITLSNILCLFLAAFSLMACTIHLDDEDRTVTVYTDPSFRGQREQRTEREGKCANVPDSVNDRVESIACNGDITVYEHEDCRGASRRFTCDIPNLNDFGWADRISSIRF; this is translated from the coding sequence GTGAAAATCACCCTTTCGAACATCCTTTGCCTCTTCTTGGCGGCCTTCTCGCTCATGGCGTGCACCATCCATCTGGACGACGAAGACCGAACCGTCACCGTGTACACGGACCCCAGCTTCCGCGGGCAGCGCGAACAGCGCACCGAGCGCGAGGGGAAGTGCGCCAACGTGCCCGACTCCGTGAACGACCGCGTGGAGTCCATCGCATGCAACGGCGACATCACGGTCTACGAGCACGAAGACTGCCGAGGCGCCTCCCGTCGATTCACGTGTGACATCCCCAACCTGAACGACTTCGGCTGGGCCGATCGGATCTCGTCGATTCGGTTCTGA
- a CDS encoding TetR/AcrR family transcriptional regulator C-terminal domain-containing protein, which translates to MKARSKHTPLSRERILSTALSILDREGLEAISMRRVGDELGVEAMSLYNHVANKAAMLDGIFETILRELPAPARSSSWRSALRKRARELRQVLRAHPHALPIFATRPAVTPASLAHVESVLEVLRRAGFSPRRALGALQVLAAYVVGHTIATRSPRKPDEDARPAYERLSEEHFPRVREAARVLANYDETKEFELGLEAMLTGLEAARRGHSSDMEG; encoded by the coding sequence ATGAAAGCCCGCAGCAAGCACACTCCCCTGTCGCGCGAACGCATCCTGAGCACGGCGCTCTCCATTCTGGATCGGGAGGGGCTGGAGGCGATTTCCATGCGTCGCGTGGGCGACGAGTTGGGCGTCGAGGCGATGTCGCTCTACAACCACGTCGCGAACAAGGCGGCGATGCTCGATGGGATCTTCGAGACGATCCTGCGCGAGCTTCCCGCACCGGCGCGGTCGTCGTCCTGGCGTTCGGCCCTGCGCAAGCGTGCGCGTGAGCTTCGCCAGGTTTTGCGCGCGCACCCGCACGCGCTGCCCATCTTTGCCACGCGGCCCGCGGTCACACCTGCATCGCTCGCCCACGTGGAGTCGGTGCTCGAGGTGCTTCGCCGTGCCGGGTTTTCACCGCGGCGTGCCCTGGGCGCGCTGCAGGTACTCGCGGCGTACGTCGTGGGGCACACCATCGCGACGCGCTCTCCACGAAAGCCGGACGAAGATGCGCGACCGGCGTACGAGCGGCTCAGCGAGGAGCACTTTCCGCGGGTTCGTGAGGCGGCGCGGGTGCTTGCGAACTACGATGAGACGAAGGAGTTCGAGCTCGGCCTCGAGGCCATGCTGACAGGCCTCGAGGCGGCCCGTCGCGGTCACTCCTCCGACATGGAGGGGTAG
- a CDS encoding glutathione S-transferase domain-containing protein — MVTKPVIVGRSSSHFTRVARIFAAELNVDCDFRVVQNLMASDPSDYGGNPALKMPTLLTSQGAWFGALPICRELARQSSLRPRIVWPEDLDTPLLSNAQELTLQAMATGVALTLGKVSGVPEENAHRIKMQQSLLGTMAWLDMHVAELSRALPVDRDFSFLEVTLFCAVTHFEFRAVVAISSYPALKAFAESFSVRPSASATNYRFDP, encoded by the coding sequence ATGGTCACCAAGCCCGTCATCGTCGGTCGTTCGAGCTCGCACTTCACGCGCGTCGCACGCATTTTCGCGGCGGAGTTGAACGTCGATTGCGACTTTCGGGTGGTGCAAAACCTCATGGCGTCGGACCCATCGGACTACGGCGGCAATCCCGCGCTGAAGATGCCCACGCTTCTCACCTCGCAGGGCGCATGGTTCGGTGCTCTGCCGATATGCCGCGAGCTCGCGCGGCAATCGAGCTTGCGCCCGCGCATCGTGTGGCCCGAGGATCTCGACACGCCGCTGCTTTCCAATGCGCAGGAGCTAACGTTGCAGGCCATGGCCACGGGCGTCGCGCTCACCTTGGGCAAGGTGAGCGGCGTACCGGAGGAGAATGCTCATCGCATCAAGATGCAGCAAAGCCTTCTCGGCACGATGGCATGGCTCGACATGCACGTCGCCGAATTATCCCGCGCCCTCCCCGTGGACCGAGACTTCTCTTTCCTGGAGGTGACGCTCTTTTGCGCCGTCACCCATTTCGAATTTCGTGCGGTCGTGGCCATTTCCTCGTACCCCGCGTTGAAGGCCTTCGCCGAGTCGTTCTCCGTGCGTCCATCTGCAAGCGCCACGAATTATCGATTCGATCCGTGA
- the pruA gene encoding L-glutamate gamma-semialdehyde dehydrogenase produces MLDAPLPRPLPANEPVLNYAPGSAERAALKARLASMAKERPDVPHVVSGKELRDGEAYEVRAPHDHGLLLATCHDGGAAVATKAIDAALAAAPAWAATPLEERARIFTRAAELLAGPWRSVLNAATMLGQSKTAYQAEIDAACELIDFLRFNVAYASRLAEQPLSSPGISNALELRPLEGFVLAITPFNFTAIAGNLPSACALMGNVVVWKPAENQSLAAYHTMRLFEAAGLPPGVINVVYGNGASIAGTCLARPELAGVHFTGSTTVFQSIWRTVGENVARYRTYPRLVGETGGKDFVLAHASAEVEALAVGLVRGAFEFQGQKCSAASRAYIPRSIWPKVRDLALDHIKQIRMGDVTDFRNLMGAVINERAWTRLSGWRERLANDPKAKILAGDGWSREKGWFCGPTLVELSDPGHPLLAEELFGPVLGVYVYDDAGEGFDTALDLVDRTSPYGLTGAIFSRDRAAVAKATTRLRQAAGNFYINDKPTGAVVGQQPFGGSRASGTNDKAGSAYNLLRWASPRVIKETFVPPTAVPYPSMSEE; encoded by the coding sequence ATGCTCGACGCGCCGCTACCGAGACCCCTCCCCGCCAACGAACCGGTGCTCAACTATGCGCCAGGCTCGGCCGAACGTGCCGCGTTGAAGGCCCGGCTGGCCAGCATGGCGAAGGAGCGGCCCGACGTGCCGCACGTCGTCTCCGGCAAGGAGCTGCGGGATGGGGAGGCTTACGAGGTTCGTGCACCGCACGACCACGGCCTTCTCCTCGCCACGTGCCACGATGGCGGGGCCGCTGTCGCCACCAAAGCCATTGACGCAGCGCTCGCGGCCGCGCCCGCATGGGCCGCGACGCCGTTGGAGGAGCGAGCCCGCATCTTCACGCGTGCGGCGGAGTTGCTGGCAGGCCCATGGCGTTCGGTTCTCAACGCCGCCACCATGCTCGGCCAGAGCAAAACCGCGTACCAGGCCGAGATCGATGCCGCCTGCGAGCTCATCGACTTTCTGCGCTTCAACGTGGCGTACGCCTCGAGGTTGGCCGAGCAGCCCCTCTCGTCGCCCGGCATTTCCAACGCGCTCGAGCTGCGCCCGCTCGAGGGTTTCGTGCTGGCCATCACGCCGTTCAACTTCACGGCCATCGCGGGGAACCTTCCCTCGGCGTGCGCGCTCATGGGCAACGTGGTCGTGTGGAAGCCCGCGGAGAACCAGAGCCTCGCCGCGTACCACACGATGCGTCTTTTCGAGGCCGCGGGCTTGCCGCCCGGCGTCATCAACGTCGTCTACGGCAACGGCGCCAGCATCGCAGGTACGTGCCTCGCGCGTCCCGAGCTCGCGGGTGTGCACTTCACCGGGTCGACCACGGTGTTCCAATCCATCTGGCGCACCGTCGGTGAAAACGTGGCGCGCTACCGCACCTACCCGCGCCTCGTCGGCGAAACCGGCGGCAAGGACTTCGTGCTCGCGCACGCCTCCGCCGAGGTCGAAGCGCTGGCCGTGGGCCTGGTGCGCGGCGCCTTCGAGTTCCAGGGACAAAAGTGCTCCGCCGCGTCGCGCGCGTACATCCCGCGTTCGATCTGGCCGAAGGTGCGGGACTTGGCGCTCGACCACATCAAGCAAATTCGCATGGGCGACGTGACCGACTTCCGCAACTTGATGGGCGCCGTGATCAACGAGCGCGCCTGGACGCGCCTGTCCGGCTGGCGCGAGCGCCTCGCGAACGATCCCAAGGCGAAGATCCTCGCCGGCGACGGCTGGTCGCGTGAGAAAGGCTGGTTCTGCGGCCCGACCTTGGTCGAGCTTTCCGATCCGGGCCACCCGCTGTTGGCCGAGGAGCTCTTCGGCCCGGTGCTCGGCGTCTATGTCTACGACGACGCCGGCGAAGGCTTCGACACCGCCCTCGATTTGGTCGACCGCACCAGCCCCTACGGCCTCACCGGTGCCATTTTCTCCCGCGATCGCGCAGCCGTTGCCAAGGCAACGACGCGGCTGCGTCAGGCCGCTGGCAACTTCTACATCAACGACAAGCCCACCGGTGCCGTCGTCGGCCAGCAGCCCTTCGGTGGCTCCCGCGCCTCGGGCACCAACGACAAAGCCGGCAGCGCCTACAACCTCCTGCGCTGGGCCAGCCCCCGCGTCATCAAAGAGACCTTCGTCCCCCCCACCGCGGTCCCCTACCCCTCCATGTCGGAGGAGTGA
- a CDS encoding cytochrome P460 family protein, whose translation MSPLYDEHRDRGGPPTTTDAGAIDPKSPGSEEYFNSWFRDGNYKSHPAFTKVTSAPYPSAVTAGSKIEVYVTGPLDGPYSRISPDRSGSNAVMVPRTIIVREVLDANGKLTKITVMAKGLDGYNPALGDWYFGEFDPRGNVLLDAKGKPRTGKLTDCYGCHLPRAKDAYLFGVPDSARAR comes from the coding sequence TTGTCACCGTTGTACGATGAACACCGCGATCGCGGCGGTCCGCCAACGACCACCGACGCGGGGGCCATCGATCCCAAGTCCCCGGGGTCGGAAGAGTATTTCAATTCATGGTTTCGAGACGGAAACTACAAGTCGCACCCGGCCTTCACCAAAGTGACGTCGGCGCCGTATCCTTCGGCGGTCACGGCGGGCTCCAAAATCGAGGTGTACGTTACCGGGCCGTTGGATGGGCCCTATTCGAGGATTAGCCCCGACCGGAGCGGTTCGAACGCGGTCATGGTGCCGCGCACGATCATCGTGCGGGAGGTTCTCGATGCGAATGGCAAGCTCACCAAGATTACCGTGATGGCCAAAGGGCTCGATGGGTACAATCCTGCATTGGGTGATTGGTATTTCGGGGAATTCGATCCTCGAGGCAACGTGCTTTTGGATGCGAAGGGCAAACCGCGGACGGGAAAGCTCACCGATTGCTATGGATGTCACCTGCCGCGCGCCAAAGATGCCTACCTGTTCGGGGTGCCGGACAGCGCACGCGCACGCTGA
- a CDS encoding M28 family peptidase: protein MPRHMFANARANARVGDELGAAFERCGLRARYQGRYRNVIALPPVEGPVTFVAAHYDSVAGSPGADDNASGLAVMLECARLLAQGGFPVGFIAFNGEEDGLLGSRDFVNRGSSELPCPIRLVHVLEMVGFRATTSDPPARLPLPWVPSGLKIPDFLGLIAKGPSNAVVDRVIASPDAPGLRLVGAKTWGPLHKLIPDLTRSDHFPFWNAGIPAVLWTDTGNFRNPNYHRATDTPDTLDYRFMQGVTDVLVAVLATRSPA, encoded by the coding sequence GTGCCACGGCACATGTTCGCGAACGCGCGCGCGAATGCTCGGGTCGGCGACGAACTCGGAGCAGCCTTCGAACGGTGCGGCCTTCGTGCGCGCTACCAGGGTCGCTACCGAAATGTGATCGCACTACCCCCCGTGGAGGGGCCGGTGACGTTCGTGGCCGCCCATTACGACAGCGTCGCGGGAAGTCCAGGCGCCGACGACAACGCAAGCGGCCTGGCGGTCATGCTCGAGTGCGCGCGCCTACTCGCCCAGGGTGGGTTCCCGGTGGGGTTCATCGCCTTCAATGGCGAGGAGGACGGGCTGCTCGGTAGCCGCGATTTCGTGAATCGGGGCTCATCGGAGCTCCCTTGCCCGATCCGGCTCGTGCACGTGCTCGAAATGGTGGGCTTTCGAGCAACGACGTCGGATCCCCCCGCACGACTCCCCCTTCCGTGGGTCCCGTCGGGCCTGAAAATACCCGATTTCCTCGGGCTCATTGCGAAGGGCCCTTCCAATGCCGTCGTCGATCGAGTGATCGCCTCACCGGATGCACCGGGGTTGCGTCTCGTCGGCGCGAAGACTTGGGGGCCCTTGCACAAGCTCATTCCCGATTTGACGCGGAGCGACCATTTTCCCTTCTGGAATGCCGGTATCCCTGCGGTGCTTTGGACGGATACCGGCAATTTTCGCAATCCGAATTACCATCGGGCGACCGATACGCCGGACACGCTTGATTATCGCTTCATGCAGGGCGTGACGGACGTCCTCGTGGCCGTGTTGGCTACGCGCTCACCGGCGTGA
- a CDS encoding DUF5110 domain-containing protein, whose translation MRTKFAAPCLVIVLGSFACQSPPAAESAVAHGDALTTTLGDLSSIVRQGNAFVLSAGAHKVRVRFLQPDVFRLELAPGGTFSDPVAGKVLSRTDFGAVTASYSDAGAYYRIESNALVLRAYKKPLTFALYEKDNKTLVWKEQSGLAWDEQGTEQKLVRGSDEQFYGGGLRLGAWALRDQVVPIRVFNTWKEFDNASPAPFYMSTAGYGVVRNTWARGLYDFGSTVSTHHEEKRFDAVYFAGGSLKEVLDRYTDVTGKPFLAPMFGFEMGNADCWSTYNTDPEQGPVNRPGHLKTPDVLAYSKAARENDMPSGWFLPNDGYGCGYEDLAPTVASLHEKGFYTGLWTSTGLANVEWEVGTVGTRAIKTDVAWIGDGYEFAFKGVEQAVAGIEKNSDARRFIWTVDGWAGTQRNAVVWTGDTRGDWNDMRWHVPAITGAGLSALNYASGDVDGIYAGSPDTYSRDLQWKAFLPVLMSMSGWGAVNPETGYRDKQPWRFDEAHKAIHRKYLKLRERLLPYLYTMSRVAHETGVPSTRALVLEYPKDPKVRDNTTSQEFMAGDAFLVAPVTENATTRSGIYLPADTWIDYWTGAVRKGPVTVDNYPAPLDTLPLFVRAGSIVPMWPQKLHFREPSTGPFTFDIYPPAQGQRSSFTLYEDDGLSRQYIDGKFAKQRIVVDVSSNGGILVSLGASQGDYAGKPESRHYELTLHTASSATRVDMGGTPLTRHRSKAAYDAAPEGWYFDASDRGGLLSVKTPDLRLDTASTVSISRR comes from the coding sequence ATGCGCACCAAGTTTGCGGCACCATGTCTGGTTATCGTGCTGGGGTCGTTCGCCTGTCAATCACCGCCAGCCGCGGAGTCGGCGGTGGCGCACGGTGACGCTTTGACGACGACGTTGGGCGATCTCTCGTCGATCGTGCGGCAGGGCAATGCGTTCGTGCTCTCCGCCGGCGCCCATAAGGTGCGCGTTCGGTTTCTGCAGCCCGACGTCTTTCGTCTGGAGCTCGCGCCCGGCGGCACGTTTTCCGATCCGGTGGCCGGCAAGGTGCTGTCTCGCACCGACTTTGGCGCGGTGACTGCCTCGTATTCCGATGCGGGGGCGTACTATCGCATCGAGTCGAATGCGCTCGTGCTTCGTGCGTACAAAAAGCCCCTGACGTTTGCGCTCTACGAGAAGGACAACAAGACGCTCGTCTGGAAGGAGCAATCGGGGCTGGCGTGGGACGAGCAGGGGACGGAGCAAAAGCTCGTCCGCGGCTCCGACGAGCAATTCTACGGTGGCGGGCTCCGTCTCGGTGCGTGGGCCTTGCGCGATCAGGTGGTGCCCATTCGGGTCTTCAACACCTGGAAGGAATTCGACAACGCGAGCCCGGCGCCCTTTTACATGAGCACCGCAGGCTACGGCGTCGTCCGCAACACATGGGCGCGCGGCCTTTACGATTTTGGCTCCACGGTTTCCACGCACCACGAAGAGAAGCGATTCGATGCCGTGTATTTCGCCGGAGGCAGCCTCAAAGAGGTCTTGGACCGGTACACGGACGTCACGGGCAAACCGTTTCTCGCGCCGATGTTCGGATTCGAAATGGGCAATGCGGATTGCTGGAGTACGTACAATACCGATCCGGAGCAAGGTCCGGTCAACCGGCCCGGGCACCTCAAGACGCCCGACGTTCTTGCCTATTCGAAGGCCGCCCGTGAGAACGATATGCCGTCAGGTTGGTTCTTGCCCAACGACGGCTACGGTTGCGGGTACGAAGATTTGGCACCCACCGTCGCATCGCTCCACGAAAAGGGATTTTACACCGGGCTTTGGACCAGCACGGGCCTCGCGAACGTCGAATGGGAGGTGGGCACGGTAGGGACGCGCGCCATCAAGACGGACGTCGCGTGGATTGGCGACGGATACGAATTTGCTTTCAAAGGCGTGGAGCAGGCGGTCGCGGGCATCGAGAAAAATAGCGATGCGCGGCGCTTCATTTGGACCGTGGACGGGTGGGCGGGAACGCAGCGCAATGCGGTGGTGTGGACCGGCGACACGCGCGGCGATTGGAACGATATGCGCTGGCACGTGCCGGCCATCACCGGCGCCGGATTGTCGGCGCTCAATTATGCGAGCGGCGACGTCGACGGGATTTACGCGGGCAGCCCCGACACGTACAGCCGCGATTTGCAGTGGAAGGCGTTTCTTCCCGTTCTCATGAGCATGTCGGGATGGGGCGCGGTGAATCCGGAAACCGGATATCGCGACAAGCAGCCTTGGCGCTTCGACGAGGCCCACAAGGCCATTCATCGCAAATACCTGAAATTGCGCGAGCGGCTGTTGCCGTACCTTTATACGATGAGCCGCGTGGCCCACGAGACGGGGGTTCCGAGTACGCGGGCGCTGGTGCTGGAGTATCCCAAGGATCCGAAGGTGCGCGACAACACCACGAGCCAGGAGTTCATGGCCGGTGATGCCTTCTTGGTGGCCCCGGTGACCGAGAATGCAACCACGCGCAGTGGGATTTACCTGCCCGCGGACACATGGATCGATTATTGGACGGGCGCGGTTCGCAAGGGGCCGGTGACCGTGGACAATTACCCGGCGCCGCTCGATACGTTGCCGCTGTTCGTGCGCGCGGGTTCCATCGTGCCGATGTGGCCGCAGAAGCTGCACTTCCGCGAGCCATCGACGGGGCCGTTCACCTTCGATATTTACCCGCCTGCCCAGGGGCAGCGTTCCTCGTTCACGCTTTACGAGGACGACGGTCTCTCGCGCCAATACATCGATGGCAAGTTCGCCAAACAACGCATCGTGGTCGACGTCTCGTCGAACGGCGGCATCCTCGTCTCTTTGGGCGCAAGCCAAGGGGATTACGCGGGAAAGCCCGAGAGCCGCCATTACGAGCTGACCCTGCACACCGCGTCGTCCGCCACCCGCGTCGACATGGGCGGCACACCGCTCACGCGCCACCGCTCGAAGGCCGCCTACGACGCAGCCCCCGAAGGCTGGTACTTCGATGCCTCCGATCGCGGCGGCCTCCTCTCCGTCAAGACACCCGACCTGCGCCTCGACACCGCCTCGACGGTATCCATCTCACGCCGGTGA